The genomic window CGGAAAATGGTATGAAATTGCCAGATTAGATTACAAATGGGAAAGAGACCTGAATAACGTAACTGCCGAGTATTCTTTAAATGAAGACAAAACAATAAAAGTCGATAATAAGGGCTATAATGTCAAAAAAGACAAATGGGAACAAAGTGTCGGGAAAGCTAGATTTGTCAAAAAAGACAACATTGGTATGCTGAAAGTCTCATTTTTTGGTCCTTTTTATTCTGGTTACAATGTCGTAGCAATCGATTCTGATTACAAATATGCACTTGTGGCTGGAGAAAGCTTAAAATATATGTGGATACTTTCTAGAGAAAAAACAATTCCGGAAAGTGTAAAAGCAGATTTTCTTATCAAAGCTCAGGAAATCGGATATAAAGTAACCGATTTGGTTTGGGTAAAACATGACAAGGTGAATTAAAAATAAAAGTCCGTCAGATGTAACATTGACGGACTTTTTTATTTCGAATTGAAAAATACTTATGCAGTAAAAACACTTTTGTAATTATCCCAGTATCTGTAAATCAAGAATAGGTTTCCTAGAAAAAGAAGAGCTGCAATTGGCAGACCATCTGGAGTAAGGAAATAATTGATAAACAAAATATTTACCGTAATCGGTAAGATCAAGATGTTTGCTAAAGTTACATAACGCCCAGATACAAATGCAATACCACACAATAACTCGATAGATTTTGCCAGTGGCATTAAATACGTCGAGGCCATTAAACCTACATTAAATGCTTTAAAATTCCCTGTAGTTTCAGGCTCAGGCATTAGATGAAAAAAATAACTGATAGAGGCGAACAGTAGCAAAAGGCCAATTAAAACGCGGACAATAATTGTGGCAATTTTCATAATACTTAGGATTTTTTTAAGGTTAAAAAATTAATTAAGTTATTGGAAGAAATGCAATCTAAAAGCCTAAAAGAGAATCATAAAATATTTTTTTTAAGGTTCTTTTTTAAGGATTCTATAATCAAATCAATACTGTTTTTGGATTAATCTAATTGTATATCAAATATAACGAATTTTTTCTTATAAAATGAATGTCTTTTTAACAGTTTTGCAATGTAATCCAAATCATTTTGAATATTTTTTTGTTTTCTTCTAATGAAATAATTTTGTCGTAATTTTGACCTTTAAAATTACCATTTTTGAGAGTTTCCATCCGTAAAAATATTGCCAATCCTAAACTGTTTAAGGAACAGCTTTTAAGTTGGGCGCAGCAATTTCGCGAAGTCGTTTTTCTAGACAGTAATTCTTATCCGCAGCAGTATTCAAGTTTTGACTGCATATTGGCAGTTGATGCTTTTACCTCTTTAAAAACAGACTATTACAATGCTTTTGAAGATCTAAAACAATATCAGCAAAACACAAAAGACTGGCTTTTTGGATATCTTTCTTATGATTTAAAGAATGATATTGAAAATCTTCAGTCTAATAATTTTGATGGTTTACATTTTCCCGATTTGTTTTTCTTTCAGCCTAAAAAGGTTTTTACACTAAAAGGAAATGAACTCGAAATTCAGTATTTAATGCTTTGCGATGATGAACTTCAAGAAGACTATGAAGAAATCGTAAAAGTTCAAACTGAAACATTTGTCACACTGAGCGGAGTCGAAGTGCAGCAACGCATTTCGAAAGAATTGTATGTTGAAAAAGTGAATCAAATGCTTCATCATATTCATATTGGAGATATGTACGAAGCCAATTTCTGTATGGAATTTTATGCTGAAAATGCAATTATAAATCCGTTAGAAAAGTTTTTGAAACTAAATGAAATTTCGCAAGCGCCTTTTTCGGTTTTCTTTAAAAATTACAAACAATATCTGCTTTCCGCTTCTCCTGAACGCTATTTGAAAAAAGTAGGAGATAAGATTATTTCGCAGCCAATTAAGGGAACTTCAAAACGTTTTGCTGATTTAGCTGAAGACGAAAAGTCAAAAAATATTTTAGCCTCTGACGCCAAAGAACGAGCTGAAAATATCATGATAACCGATTTGGTTCGTAATGATTTATCGCATACAGCGCAGAAAGGTTCGGTCGAGGTTGAAGAGCTTTGTGGAATTTATTCTTTTCTGCAAGTGCATCAGATGATTTCTACGATTACTTCAAAATTAGATCCGCAATATTCGGCAGTAGATGTTTTGAAAACGACTTTCCCGATGGGAAGTATGACTGGCGCGCCAAAGATTTCAGTAATGGAAATTGTTGAAAAAATAGAAGAAACCAAAAGAGGATTATATAGCGGTGCGGTTGGATATTTTACGCCTGAAGGCGATTTTGATTTTAATGTCGTAATCAGAAGCATTTTATATAATCAGGAAAATAAATATGTTTCTTTTTCGGTTGGAAGTGCTATAACATCACTTTCAATTCCAGAAAAAGAATATGAAGAATGTTTGTTGAAGGCAAAAGCAATGCACGAAGTTTTGCAGTAAAAAATGTTGCCACGAATTGCACGAATTTTCACGAATTATTTTTTAGTTGCCACAGATTAAAAAGATTTACACAGATTTTTTAATCATTTTAATTCTTTTAATCTGTGGCTATTTTTTATAAGATTTAGCAAAGAAGAATTCGTGTAAATTTGTGTAATTCGTGGCGAAAAAAAAGTCGCTTAACATTTCATTTAAAAATAGATCGAATTTAATTTTTTACTTTTATCAGATGTTTTTAAAATTTCAAAATCATATCGTTTCAAGATTTCCCTTTTTAGCCGAAAAAAAACTTTTTGTGGCTGTAAGCGGCGGATTAGACAGTATGGTTTTGTTGCATTTAATGAATCAATTGCCTTATGAAATTGCGATTCTGCATTGCAATTTCCAACTTCGCGGACTAGAAAGTTTTGGAGATCAGGAATTTATTCAGAATTACTGCAATCAAAATAATATTCCAATTTTTACGACTCATTTTGATACAGAAGCTTTCGCTAGAGATTATAAGCTTTCTACGCAAGTTGCGGCAAGGGAACTTCGCTACAGCTGGTTCTATGAATTATTAGAAGAAAAAAACTTCGATTATATTCTAACAGCGCATCACGCCGATGATAATCTGGAAACTTTCATTATCAATCTAACTCGAGGAACGGGACTAGAAGGTTTAACTGGAATTCCCGAACAGAATGATAAAATTATTCGCCCGTTGCTTCCTTTTTCAAGAGAAGAAATCTTGAAATATGCTGAGGAAAATAAGATAGAATGGAGAGAAGACAGCAGTAATGCTTCTACGAAATATCTCAGAAATAAAATCCGCCATAATTTGGTTCCGGTTTTAAAGGAAATCAACCCGAATTTCTTGGATGCTTTTCAGAAAACGCAATCCTTTCTTCAAGAATCAAAAGAGATGGTTGAAGATGCATCGATTATCGTTTATCAGCAAGTAGCAACAGAAGTTGGAGATGATATTCATTTTGATTTAAATCAACTAAAAAAACTGCCTAATTATAAATCGTATTTGTACCAATGGCTGAAAGAATTTGGTTTTTCTGCCTGGAATGATATTTATGATTTAATAGAAAGCCAATCTGGTAAACAAGTTCTTTCAGAGGAATTTAGATTATTAAAAAACAGAGAAACACTCATTTTAAGTCCGTTTTTTGAAACATCAGAAAAAGACGAATATGGAATTACTGAAAACGATACAGAAGTTAATTTTCCCTTAAAAATGAGTCTTTGTAACGTAGGTCACACAACATTCGGCTCAAATAAAGTTATATTTGTCGATTCTGATAAAATCCGCTATCCTTTGATTTTGCGTAAATGGAAAGAAGGAGATGTTTTTCAGCCGTTTGGAATGCACGGAAAGTCAAAAAAAGTAAGCAAGCTTTTTAAAGACGAAAAACTATCCTTGATCGAAAAGGAGAAAACATGGATTTTATGCTCAAACGATCAAATAGTCTGGGTAGTTGGAATGAGACAGGACGAACGTTTTAAAATAGAGAAAGCCACAAATAAAATACTTAAAATAGAATTACTATAATGAACTTTACACAAGCCCATCAGTCGATAACTTCGAAAAGTATCTGGAATAAAATAACCGCTTTTTTACTCTTTTTCTTTTTTGCATTAGCAAGTAACGCTCAAATATTAGAACCGGTAAAATGGACTTCTAAAATGGAGAAAAAAGGAGATAAGGTTATTCTAATTTTTGATGGAACAATCGAAAAAGACTGGCATATGTATTCTCAGTTTACGCCAGACGGCGGTCCGCTTGCTTTGGAAATTTCATTTAAAAACCAAAAAGGAAATTACGAATTAATAGGAAAAGCAAAAGAAGGAAAAACAAGAACAGCTTTTAATGACGTTTTTGGCGTAGATGAAACTTTCTTTGAAGGTAAAGCTCATATTGAACAAGAAATAAAAATCATTAACCCAAATTTAAAAACGGTAGATGTAGATTTTGATTTTCAGGTTTGTAAAGAAGTTTGCATCAATTCGAGCAAGAAATTCTCGATTGCAGTTCCTTCAACTTTTAAAATGGATGAGGTTCCAGTCGTAGCAGAGGCAAAATTAGACGAAACAAAAGTTGTTGGTTTAGCGGTTGATACCGTTAAAAAGGAAGAAGCTGCACAGCCAAAAGTAGAGAAAACAGTAGAAGCGGCTAAAGAAGAAATCCCGTCGCCAGCTCCTGCAAGAAGTTTGTGGTCAATCTTTTTTATTGCCTTTTTATCAGGATTTGCGGCATTGTTGACTCCTTGTGTTTTCCCAATGATCCCTATGACGGTAAGTTTCTTTACCAAACAAAGTAAAAGCCGTGCAAAAGGAATTAGAAACGCAATTATTTACGGATTTTCGATCATTGCAATTTATGTAATTTTAGGTCTTATTGTAACTAAAATATTTGGTGCAGATGCTCTAAATGCTTTATCAACCGATGTTTGGTTTAATCTGATTTTCTTTGTGATTTTGGTCATTTTTGCTACCTCATTTTTGGGAGCTTTCGAAATTATGCTTCCAAATTCATGGGCAAATAAGGCAGATCAGCAAGCAGATAAAGGCGGTTTAATCGGAATATTGTTCATGGCTTTAGCTTTAGCAATTGTGTCATTCTCTTGTACAGGACCAATTGTTGGAACCTTATTGGTTGAAGCGGCTTCAAATGGAGGAATTGCTCCAATTATTGGAATGTTAGGATTCTCTATGGCATTAGCGCTTCCGTTTATGTTATTTGCAATGTTCCCAGGATGGTTAAACTCTTTACCAAAATCTGGAGGATGGTTAAATACTGTAAAAGTAGTTTTAGGATTTTTAGAATTGGCTTTGGCTTTCAAATTCTTGTCAAATGCAGATTTAGTTTTGCAATTGCATTTCTTAGAAAGAGAAGTATTTATTGCTATTTGGATTGCCATTTTCGGAGCTTTGACTTTATATTTATTCGGAAAAATTACATTGCCTCACGATAGTCCGACCAATCATATTTCTGTAGGGAGATTGTATTTAGGATTATTGACATTTGTATTTACCATGTATTTAATTCCTGGACTTTGGGGAGCGCCTTTAAAATTAATCAGTGCATTTCCACCACCTCCGCAATATAGCGAAAGTCCGTTTGGAGTAGGAGGTTCAGGAAACGGAGCAGTTTCTGCAGAATCTATAAAAGGCATGCCAGAAGGAGCGGAATTAGGGCCACACGGAATTATGGTTTTCCATGATTATGAAGATGGTCTAGCCTATGCAAAAGAAATCAATAAGCCAATTATGCTTGATTTTACTGGTTATGCTTGCGTGAACTGTAGAAAAATGGAAAATAACGTTTGGTCTGATCCTTCAGTTTTACCAATTCTTAAAAATGATGTGGTTTTGATTTCGCTTTATGTTGATGATAAACGTGAATTGCCGAAAGAAGAACAGTTTACAACTGAAGCAGGAGATAAAATCATCACTGTTGGAGATAAATGGACCGATTTTATGATTTCTAAATATAAAACCAACACACAGCCTTTGTATGTAATTACAGATTTAGAAGGGAATAATTTAAACAGCACAAAGCCAACAATCAGTTACGTGAGTACAGAAGAATATTTGCAATGGCTGGACGAAGGAATTTCGAATTTTAAATAAGAGAATAGAAGAAAGATTGCAGAAGCAAGATAAGAAAATCTAAAATCTGCATTCTAAAATCTAAAATATAAAAGGGATTAATTCAAAAGCAAAAAGCACTCTAAGTCAAATTTAGAGTGCTTTTTTATTTATCAAGTAATGTGAGAAAGGGAATTTATTCTTATAAGAATTCTCCGTGTTGAGAGATGTCTAATCCTAGTTCTTCTTTTTCTTCTGTAACTCTTAGCGGAGTAATTTTGTTTACAATGAAAAACAATGCATAAGAAGCAACAAAAGCAAAGATCGAAACCACAACAAGAGCAGTTAATTGGTTGATGAATAAAGTTGGAGTTCCGAAGATTAAACCTTGATTATCTCCAACAGCAGGGTTGATAGCTTTTGAAGCGAAAACACCTGTTAAAAGCATACCTACCATACCGCCAACACCGTGACAAGCAAATACATCAAGAGCATCATCAATTTTTCCTTTAGGGAATTTGCTCACTACAATGTTACTTACAATTGCAGAGAATAAACCAATAAAGATGGCGTGAGGAATACTTACAAAACCAGCAGCAGGCGTAATAGCAACAAGACCTACAACAGCTCCGATACAAGCTCCAAGAGCAGATAATTTATGTCCTAAGATTTTATCAAGGAAAACCCAAGCCATTGCAGCAGCTGCCGCAGCAACAGTAGTTGTTCCTAAAGCTTGAGTAGCAAGACCATTTGCTCCTAATGCAGATCCAGCGTTGAAACCAAACCATCCGAACCAAAGTAAACCAGTTCCTAATAATACATAAGTAATTCTAGCAGGATTAACTTTTTGAACTTTTCTTTTTCCTAAGAAGATAGCTCCAGCCAATGCCGCCCATCCAGCGCTCATGTGAACTACAGTTCCTCCAGCAAAATCAAGAACTCCCATTTTAAAGAAATATCCATCAGGATGCCAAGTCAT from Flavobacterium sp. KACC 22763 includes these protein-coding regions:
- a CDS encoding lipocalin family protein; translated protein: MKTKYVVPVLIGAGIGIALYSCGGGIPKNAQAVANFDSKKYLGKWYEIARLDYKWERDLNNVTAEYSLNEDKTIKVDNKGYNVKKDKWEQSVGKARFVKKDNIGMLKVSFFGPFYSGYNVVAIDSDYKYALVAGESLKYMWILSREKTIPESVKADFLIKAQEIGYKVTDLVWVKHDKVN
- a CDS encoding DoxX family membrane protein is translated as MKIATIIVRVLIGLLLLFASISYFFHLMPEPETTGNFKAFNVGLMASTYLMPLAKSIELLCGIAFVSGRYVTLANILILPITVNILFINYFLTPDGLPIAALLFLGNLFLIYRYWDNYKSVFTA
- a CDS encoding anthranilate synthase component I family protein, whose translation is MRVSIRKNIANPKLFKEQLLSWAQQFREVVFLDSNSYPQQYSSFDCILAVDAFTSLKTDYYNAFEDLKQYQQNTKDWLFGYLSYDLKNDIENLQSNNFDGLHFPDLFFFQPKKVFTLKGNELEIQYLMLCDDELQEDYEEIVKVQTETFVTLSGVEVQQRISKELYVEKVNQMLHHIHIGDMYEANFCMEFYAENAIINPLEKFLKLNEISQAPFSVFFKNYKQYLLSASPERYLKKVGDKIISQPIKGTSKRFADLAEDEKSKNILASDAKERAENIMITDLVRNDLSHTAQKGSVEVEELCGIYSFLQVHQMISTITSKLDPQYSAVDVLKTTFPMGSMTGAPKISVMEIVEKIEETKRGLYSGAVGYFTPEGDFDFNVVIRSILYNQENKYVSFSVGSAITSLSIPEKEYEECLLKAKAMHEVLQ
- the tilS gene encoding tRNA lysidine(34) synthetase TilS: MFLKFQNHIVSRFPFLAEKKLFVAVSGGLDSMVLLHLMNQLPYEIAILHCNFQLRGLESFGDQEFIQNYCNQNNIPIFTTHFDTEAFARDYKLSTQVAARELRYSWFYELLEEKNFDYILTAHHADDNLETFIINLTRGTGLEGLTGIPEQNDKIIRPLLPFSREEILKYAEENKIEWREDSSNASTKYLRNKIRHNLVPVLKEINPNFLDAFQKTQSFLQESKEMVEDASIIVYQQVATEVGDDIHFDLNQLKKLPNYKSYLYQWLKEFGFSAWNDIYDLIESQSGKQVLSEEFRLLKNRETLILSPFFETSEKDEYGITENDTEVNFPLKMSLCNVGHTTFGSNKVIFVDSDKIRYPLILRKWKEGDVFQPFGMHGKSKKVSKLFKDEKLSLIEKEKTWILCSNDQIVWVVGMRQDERFKIEKATNKILKIELL
- a CDS encoding protein-disulfide reductase DsbD family protein yields the protein MNFTQAHQSITSKSIWNKITAFLLFFFFALASNAQILEPVKWTSKMEKKGDKVILIFDGTIEKDWHMYSQFTPDGGPLALEISFKNQKGNYELIGKAKEGKTRTAFNDVFGVDETFFEGKAHIEQEIKIINPNLKTVDVDFDFQVCKEVCINSSKKFSIAVPSTFKMDEVPVVAEAKLDETKVVGLAVDTVKKEEAAQPKVEKTVEAAKEEIPSPAPARSLWSIFFIAFLSGFAALLTPCVFPMIPMTVSFFTKQSKSRAKGIRNAIIYGFSIIAIYVILGLIVTKIFGADALNALSTDVWFNLIFFVILVIFATSFLGAFEIMLPNSWANKADQQADKGGLIGILFMALALAIVSFSCTGPIVGTLLVEAASNGGIAPIIGMLGFSMALALPFMLFAMFPGWLNSLPKSGGWLNTVKVVLGFLELALAFKFLSNADLVLQLHFLEREVFIAIWIAIFGALTLYLFGKITLPHDSPTNHISVGRLYLGLLTFVFTMYLIPGLWGAPLKLISAFPPPPQYSESPFGVGGSGNGAVSAESIKGMPEGAELGPHGIMVFHDYEDGLAYAKEINKPIMLDFTGYACVNCRKMENNVWSDPSVLPILKNDVVLISLYVDDKRELPKEEQFTTEAGDKIITVGDKWTDFMISKYKTNTQPLYVITDLEGNNLNSTKPTISYVSTEEYLQWLDEGISNFK
- a CDS encoding ammonium transporter — protein: MRKIILSVILITILVLTFISNFIIADNPIPAEAVKFDTGDTAWMIVATAFVLLMTPGLGFFYGGMVGKKNVISTMLQSFMAMVIVTILWVVVAFGLAFGPTIGGIIGNPSSNLFFEGVGTSTAWSLAPTIPFMLFALFQAKFAIITPALITGAFAERIRFWAYLLFMVLFIILIYAPLCHMTWHPDGYFFKMGVLDFAGGTVVHMSAGWAALAGAIFLGKRKVQKVNPARITYVLLGTGLLWFGWFGFNAGSALGANGLATQALGTTTVAAAAAAMAWVFLDKILGHKLSALGACIGAVVGLVAITPAAGFVSIPHAIFIGLFSAIVSNIVVSKFPKGKIDDALDVFACHGVGGMVGMLLTGVFASKAINPAVGDNQGLIFGTPTLFINQLTALVVVSIFAFVASYALFFIVNKITPLRVTEEKEELGLDISQHGEFL